In a single window of the Bacillus mycoides genome:
- the cggR gene encoding gapA transcriptional regulator CggR — protein sequence MRSWIQNTKKLLPDLLPVMQTRMQVLQYIRLMQPIGRRNLSASLGMTERVLRSEVQVLKEQNLVHVASSGMTLTEEGTALVLALEDFMKEISGLKVLEKQLKETLDLDEVFVVPGDSDESPWVKLEMGRACVTCIKDRLTVNNIVAVAGGTTLAAAADMMQLDCKDLHMLFVPARGGIGEGVELEANTICAKMAQNTMSNYRLLYVPDHVSSEAYASIVTEPSVKEVLELIRSSNIVIHGIGDALTMARRRNTSEADWLKIQASEAVGEAFGYYFNEQGNVVHKVRTVGMQLEDLQHVSHVVAVAGGSSKAKAIQAVIKQGHTSILITDEGAAKQLTKGITL from the coding sequence ATGCGCTCATGGATTCAGAACACAAAAAAATTATTACCTGATCTGCTACCTGTTATGCAAACGAGAATGCAAGTGCTTCAGTACATTAGGCTTATGCAGCCGATTGGAAGAAGAAACTTATCTGCAAGTCTCGGTATGACAGAACGAGTATTGCGAAGTGAAGTTCAAGTTTTGAAAGAACAAAACTTAGTTCACGTCGCTTCTTCTGGAATGACTTTGACAGAAGAAGGAACAGCTTTAGTTCTTGCTTTGGAAGACTTTATGAAAGAAATTTCCGGGTTAAAGGTTTTAGAAAAACAACTTAAGGAAACATTAGACTTGGATGAAGTTTTCGTTGTCCCTGGTGATAGTGATGAATCACCTTGGGTCAAACTGGAGATGGGCCGTGCTTGTGTGACTTGTATAAAAGACCGTCTGACAGTGAATAATATCGTTGCTGTGGCTGGAGGAACTACGCTAGCTGCTGCTGCGGACATGATGCAACTTGATTGCAAAGATTTACATATGCTATTTGTCCCAGCACGTGGTGGAATTGGAGAAGGTGTCGAGTTAGAAGCCAATACCATTTGCGCCAAAATGGCACAAAATACGATGAGTAATTATCGCTTATTGTATGTTCCAGATCACGTTAGTAGCGAAGCATATGCGTCTATTGTAACCGAGCCCTCCGTGAAAGAAGTTCTTGAGTTGATTCGATCTTCCAATATCGTCATTCATGGAATTGGTGATGCGTTAACAATGGCACGTCGCAGAAATACTTCAGAAGCAGATTGGTTAAAGATTCAGGCAAGCGAAGCAGTTGGCGAAGCTTTCGGTTACTACTTTAATGAACAAGGAAATGTTGTTCATAAAGTAAGAACAGTTGGTATGCAACTTGAAGATTTACAACATGTATCTCACGTTGTCGCAGTCGCTGGAGGTTCTTCAAAAGCAAAAGCAATACAGGCTGTAATAAAGCAAGGGCACACTTCAATTCTAATTACAGATGAAGGTGCAGCAAAACAATTAACAAAGGGTATTACCCTTTAA
- the gap gene encoding type I glyceraldehyde-3-phosphate dehydrogenase has product MTKIGINGFGRIGRNVFRAALNNSEVEVVAINDLTDAKTLAHLLKYDTVHGTLNAEVSANENSIVVNGKEIKVIAERDPAQLPWSDYGVEVVVESTGRFTKKSDAEKHLGGSVKKVIISAPASDEDITVVMGVNHEQYDAANHNVVSNASCTTNCLAPFAKVLNEKFGVKRGMMTTIHSYTNDQQILDLPHKDLRRARAAAENMIPTSTGAAKAVALVLPELKGKLNGGAVRVPTANVSLVDLVVELDKEVTVEDVNAAFKAASEGELKGILGYSEEPLVSIDYNGCTASSTIDALSTMVMEGNMVKVLSWYDNETGYSNRVVDLAAYMTSKGL; this is encoded by the coding sequence ATGACTAAAATTGGTATTAATGGATTTGGACGTATCGGACGTAACGTATTCCGCGCAGCTCTTAACAACTCTGAGGTAGAAGTAGTAGCAATCAACGACTTAACAGATGCTAAAACATTAGCTCACCTTTTAAAATATGATACAGTTCACGGAACTTTAAATGCAGAAGTATCTGCTAACGAAAACAGCATCGTTGTTAACGGTAAAGAAATTAAAGTTATCGCTGAGCGTGACCCAGCTCAATTACCATGGAGCGACTACGGAGTAGAAGTAGTAGTAGAATCTACTGGCCGTTTCACTAAAAAATCAGACGCTGAGAAACACTTAGGTGGATCAGTTAAGAAAGTTATCATCTCAGCTCCAGCTTCTGACGAAGATATCACTGTAGTTATGGGTGTTAACCATGAACAATACGATGCAGCTAACCACAACGTAGTATCTAATGCTTCTTGTACTACAAACTGTCTAGCTCCATTCGCTAAAGTATTAAACGAAAAATTCGGCGTAAAACGCGGAATGATGACAACAATTCACTCTTACACTAACGACCAACAAATCTTAGACTTACCACACAAAGATTTACGTCGTGCTCGTGCAGCAGCTGAAAACATGATCCCAACATCTACTGGTGCTGCTAAAGCTGTAGCATTAGTATTACCAGAACTTAAAGGTAAATTAAACGGCGGCGCTGTACGTGTTCCAACTGCTAACGTTTCTCTTGTTGACTTAGTTGTTGAACTTGACAAAGAAGTAACAGTTGAAGATGTAAACGCAGCATTCAAAGCAGCTTCTGAAGGCGAATTAAAAGGTATCCTTGGATACAGCGAAGAGCCATTAGTATCTATCGACTATAACGGATGTACAGCTTCTTCTACAATCGATGCATTATCTACAATGGTAATGGAAGGTAACATGGTTAAAGTACTTTCTTGGTACGATAACGAAACTGGTTACTCTAACCGCGTAGTAGACCTAGCTGCATACATGACTTCTAAAGGTCTTTAA
- a CDS encoding phosphoglycerate kinase, producing the protein MNKKSIRDVDLKGKRVFCRVDFNVPMKEGKITDETRIRAALPTIQYLIEQGAKVILASHLGRPKGQAVEELRLTPVAARLGELLGKDVKKADEAFGPVAQEMVAAMNEGDVLVLENVRFYAGEEKNDAELAKEFAALADIFVNDAFGAAHRAHASTAGIADYLPAVSGLLMEKELDVLGKALSNPERPFTAIIGGAKVKDKIGVIRHLLDKVDNLIIGGGLAYTFVKALGHEIGLSLCENDKIELAKEFMQLAKEKGVNFYMPVDVVITEEFSETATTQIVGIDSIPSTWEGVDIGPKTREIYADVIKNSKLVVWNGPMGVFEMTPFAEGTKAVGQALADAEDTYSVIGGGDSAAAVEKFGMADKMSHISTGGGASLEFMEGKELPGVVCLNDK; encoded by the coding sequence ATGAACAAAAAATCAATTCGTGACGTAGATTTAAAAGGTAAGCGTGTATTTTGCCGCGTTGATTTCAACGTACCTATGAAAGAAGGCAAAATTACAGATGAAACTCGTATCCGTGCAGCTCTTCCTACAATTCAATATTTAATAGAGCAAGGTGCGAAAGTAATTTTAGCAAGTCATTTAGGCCGTCCAAAAGGTCAAGCAGTAGAAGAATTACGTCTTACTCCAGTAGCAGCACGTTTAGGCGAGCTTCTTGGTAAAGATGTTAAAAAAGCGGACGAAGCATTCGGACCAGTTGCACAAGAAATGGTTGCAGCAATGAACGAAGGCGACGTATTAGTTCTTGAAAACGTACGTTTCTATGCGGGCGAAGAAAAGAACGATGCAGAACTTGCGAAAGAATTTGCAGCTCTTGCTGATATCTTCGTAAACGATGCATTCGGTGCAGCTCACCGTGCTCACGCTTCTACAGCAGGAATCGCAGACTACCTACCAGCAGTATCTGGTTTATTAATGGAAAAAGAGTTAGATGTATTAGGTAAAGCACTTTCTAACCCAGAACGTCCATTCACAGCTATCATCGGTGGTGCGAAAGTAAAAGATAAAATCGGTGTAATTCGTCATCTATTAGACAAAGTAGATAACTTAATCATCGGTGGCGGACTTGCTTACACATTCGTTAAAGCATTAGGTCATGAAATTGGTCTATCTCTATGTGAAAACGACAAAATTGAACTAGCTAAAGAATTTATGCAACTTGCAAAAGAAAAAGGCGTAAACTTCTATATGCCAGTTGATGTTGTAATCACAGAGGAATTCTCTGAAACTGCAACAACTCAAATCGTTGGTATCGACTCTATCCCTTCTACATGGGAAGGCGTGGACATCGGTCCTAAAACACGTGAAATTTATGCAGATGTAATTAAAAACTCTAAGCTTGTTGTATGGAATGGACCAATGGGTGTATTCGAAATGACTCCATTCGCAGAAGGTACAAAAGCAGTAGGGCAAGCATTAGCAGATGCAGAAGATACATACTCTGTTATCGGCGGTGGTGACTCTGCAGCAGCTGTTGAAAAATTCGGTATGGCTGATAAAATGAGCCACATTTCTACTGGCGGCGGTGCGTCATTAGAATTCATGGAAGGTAAAGAACTTCCAGGTGTAGTTTGTCTTAACGACAAATAA
- the tpiA gene encoding triose-phosphate isomerase, translating into MRKPIIAGNWKMNKTLSEAVSFVEEVKGQIPAASAVDAVVCSPALFLERLVAKAEGTDLQVGAQNMHFEKNGAFTGEISPVALSDLKVGYVVLGHSERREMFAETDESVNKKTLAAFEHGLTPIVCCGETLEERESGKTFDLVAGQVTKALAGLTEEQVKVTVIAYEPIWAIGTGKSSSSADANEVCAHIRKVVAEAVSPEAAEAVRIQYGGSVKPENIKEYMAQSDIDGALVGGASLEPASFLGLLGAVK; encoded by the coding sequence ATGCGTAAACCAATTATCGCAGGTAACTGGAAAATGAATAAAACTCTATCTGAAGCAGTTAGCTTCGTAGAGGAAGTTAAAGGTCAAATCCCAGCAGCTTCAGCTGTTGATGCAGTAGTTTGTTCGCCAGCTCTATTCTTAGAGCGCTTAGTAGCAAAGGCTGAAGGAACTGACTTACAAGTAGGTGCACAAAACATGCACTTCGAAAAAAATGGTGCATTCACTGGCGAAATTAGCCCAGTAGCACTTAGCGACTTAAAAGTAGGCTACGTAGTACTTGGCCACTCTGAGCGTCGTGAAATGTTTGCTGAAACAGACGAGTCAGTAAATAAAAAGACTCTTGCAGCATTTGAACATGGTTTAACACCAATCGTTTGTTGTGGTGAGACTTTAGAAGAGCGCGAAAGCGGAAAAACATTTGATCTAGTAGCAGGTCAAGTAACAAAAGCACTTGCAGGTTTAACAGAAGAGCAGGTTAAAGTAACTGTTATCGCTTATGAGCCAATCTGGGCTATCGGTACAGGTAAATCTTCTTCTTCTGCAGATGCAAATGAAGTATGTGCGCACATCCGTAAAGTTGTTGCAGAAGCTGTTTCTCCAGAAGCTGCAGAAGCTGTTCGTATTCAATACGGCGGTAGCGTAAAACCAGAAAACATTAAAGAGTATATGGCACAATCTGACATCGACGGCGCTTTAGTTGGCGGTGCTAGCTTAGAGCCTGCTTCGTTCTTAGGTCTTCTGGGGGCGGTAAAATGA
- the gpmI gene encoding 2,3-bisphosphoglycerate-independent phosphoglycerate mutase: MRKPTALIILDGFGLREETYGNAVAQAKKPNFDGYWNKFPHTTLTASGEEVGLPAGQMGNSEVGHLNIGAGRIVYQSLTRVNVAIREGEFDQNETFQNAIKSVKEKGTALHLFGLLSDGGVHSHMNHMFALLRLAAKEGVEKVYIHAFLDGRDVGPQTAKGYIDATNEVIKETGVGQFATISGRYYSMDRDKRWDRVEKCYRAMVNGEGPTYKSAEECVEDSYANGIHDEFVLPSVIVNEDDTPVATINNDDAVIFYNFRPDRAIQIARVFTNEDFREFDRGEKVPHIPEFVCMTHFSETVDGYVAFKPMNLDNTLGEVVAQAGLKQLRIAETEKYPHVTFFFSGGREAEFPGEERILINSPKVATYDLKPEMSIYEVTDALVNDIENDKHDVIILNFANCDMVGHSGMMEPTIKAVEATDECLGKVVEAILAKDGVALITADHGNADQELTAEGGPMTAHTTNPVPFIVTKNDVELREGGILGDIAPTMLTLLNVEQPKEMTGKTIIK, from the coding sequence ATGAGAAAGCCAACAGCTTTAATCATTCTTGATGGTTTCGGACTACGTGAAGAAACTTACGGGAATGCTGTAGCACAAGCTAAGAAACCTAATTTTGATGGTTACTGGAACAAATTCCCTCACACAACGCTTACAGCTTCTGGTGAGGAAGTAGGTCTTCCAGCAGGTCAAATGGGTAACTCAGAGGTTGGTCACTTAAATATCGGTGCTGGCCGCATCGTATATCAAAGCTTAACACGCGTAAACGTTGCAATTCGTGAAGGTGAGTTCGATCAGAACGAAACTTTCCAAAATGCAATTAAAAGCGTGAAAGAAAAAGGTACTGCTCTTCATTTATTCGGTTTACTTTCTGATGGTGGTGTGCACAGTCACATGAACCATATGTTTGCTCTTCTTCGCTTAGCAGCAAAAGAAGGCGTGGAGAAAGTATATATCCATGCATTCTTAGATGGCCGCGATGTTGGACCACAAACAGCAAAAGGTTATATCGATGCAACAAATGAAGTAATTAAAGAAACAGGAGTAGGACAATTCGCGACTATCTCTGGTCGTTATTACTCCATGGACCGTGACAAGCGCTGGGATCGCGTAGAAAAATGTTACCGTGCTATGGTGAATGGTGAAGGCCCTACTTATAAATCAGCAGAAGAGTGTGTAGAAGACTCTTATGCAAATGGTATTCATGATGAATTCGTATTGCCGTCTGTAATTGTTAACGAAGATGACACGCCAGTTGCAACAATCAATAATGATGATGCAGTTATCTTCTATAACTTCCGTCCAGACCGTGCAATTCAAATTGCTCGTGTATTTACAAACGAAGACTTCCGTGAGTTCGATCGTGGTGAAAAAGTACCTCACATTCCTGAATTCGTTTGTATGACACATTTCAGTGAAACTGTAGATGGTTACGTGGCATTCAAGCCAATGAACCTTGATAACACATTAGGTGAAGTTGTTGCGCAAGCGGGATTAAAGCAACTTCGCATCGCGGAAACTGAAAAGTATCCGCACGTTACATTCTTCTTTAGCGGTGGTCGTGAGGCTGAATTCCCAGGAGAAGAGCGTATTTTAATTAACTCACCGAAGGTTGCAACGTATGACTTGAAACCTGAAATGAGCATTTATGAAGTAACGGACGCTTTAGTAAATGACATTGAAAATGATAAACATGATGTTATCATTCTTAACTTTGCAAACTGTGATATGGTTGGCCATTCTGGGATGATGGAACCAACAATTAAAGCAGTAGAAGCAACTGACGAATGTTTAGGAAAAGTTGTAGAAGCGATTCTTGCAAAAGATGGTGTAGCACTTATTACTGCTGACCATGGTAATGCCGATCAGGAGTTAACTGCTGAAGGTGGACCAATGACAGCTCATACAACTAACCCGGTTCCTTTCATCGTTACAAAAAATGATGTAGAGCTTCGTGAAGGTGGTATTTTAGGAGATATCGCCCCAACAATGCTTACACTTTTAAATGTGGAACAACCGAAAGAAATGACAGGTAAAACAATTATTAAATAA
- the eno gene encoding phosphopyruvate hydratase produces MSTIIDVYAREVLDSRGNPTVEVEVYTESGAFGRAIVPSGASTGEHEAVELRDGDKSRYLGKGVLNAVNNVNEAIAPEIVGFDVTDQAGIDRAMIELDGTPNKGKLGANAILGVSMAVAHAAADFVGLPLYRYLGGFNAKQLPTPMMNIINGGSHADNNVDFQEFMILPVGAPTFKESIRMGAEVFHALKAVLHDKGLNTAVGDEGGFAPNLGSNREALEVIIEAIEKAGYKAGENVFLGMDVASSEFYNKETGKYDLAGEGRTGLTSAEMVDFYEELCKDFPIISIEDGLDENDWDGHKLLTERIGDKVQLVGDDLFVTNTQKLAEGIEKGISNSILIKVNQIGTLTETFEAIEMAKRAGYTAVVSHRSGETEDATIADIAVATNAGQIKTGSMSRTDRIAKYNQLLRIEDELGEIAVYAGLQSFYNIKR; encoded by the coding sequence ATGTCAACAATTATTGATGTTTATGCTCGCGAAGTCCTTGACTCTCGTGGTAACCCAACTGTAGAAGTAGAAGTTTACACAGAAAGCGGCGCATTCGGACGCGCTATCGTACCAAGTGGTGCATCTACTGGTGAGCACGAAGCAGTAGAATTACGTGACGGTGACAAATCTCGTTACCTTGGTAAAGGTGTTCTTAACGCAGTAAACAACGTTAACGAAGCAATCGCTCCAGAAATCGTTGGTTTCGACGTAACTGACCAAGCTGGTATCGACCGTGCTATGATCGAATTAGATGGCACTCCAAACAAAGGTAAACTAGGTGCTAACGCTATCCTTGGTGTATCTATGGCAGTAGCTCACGCAGCAGCTGACTTCGTAGGTCTTCCATTATACCGTTACCTTGGTGGATTCAATGCAAAACAATTACCAACTCCAATGATGAACATCATCAATGGTGGTTCTCACGCTGATAACAACGTTGACTTCCAAGAGTTCATGATCTTACCAGTTGGTGCTCCAACATTCAAAGAATCAATCCGTATGGGTGCTGAAGTATTCCATGCACTTAAAGCTGTATTACATGACAAAGGTCTTAACACTGCAGTAGGTGACGAAGGTGGATTCGCTCCAAACCTTGGTTCTAACCGTGAAGCATTAGAAGTAATCATCGAAGCTATCGAAAAAGCTGGTTACAAAGCTGGCGAGAACGTATTCTTAGGAATGGACGTTGCTTCTTCTGAGTTCTACAACAAAGAAACTGGTAAATATGACCTTGCAGGCGAAGGCCGTACTGGCTTAACTTCTGCAGAAATGGTTGATTTCTACGAAGAGCTTTGCAAAGACTTCCCAATCATCTCTATTGAAGATGGTTTAGACGAAAACGACTGGGATGGTCACAAATTATTAACTGAGCGTATCGGTGATAAAGTACAATTAGTTGGTGACGATTTATTCGTAACTAACACTCAAAAACTTGCTGAAGGTATCGAAAAAGGTATCTCTAACTCAATCTTAATTAAAGTTAACCAAATCGGTACTTTAACTGAGACTTTCGAAGCAATCGAAATGGCTAAACGTGCTGGTTACACAGCAGTTGTATCTCACCGTTCTGGTGAAACTGAAGATGCTACAATCGCTGACATCGCAGTTGCAACTAACGCTGGCCAAATCAAAACTGGTTCTATGAGCCGTACTGACCGTATTGCTAAGTACAACCAATTATTACGTATCGAAGACGAGCTAGGCGAAATCGCTGTTTACGCTGGTTTACAATCTTTCTACAATATCAAACGATAA
- a CDS encoding nucleoside hydrolase encodes MSKKILIFCDPGIDDAIALLLAFFIDEIEIVGIVADYGNVPKEMAVQNAHFLKQKSRNRDMKIFGGSDRPLNGGPPAFFTNIHGKEGLGPIIPNEKLQNGEMENFFEVIPLIEQYKDELIIVSLGRLTSLAALFILCKNLMQQIKSYYVMGGSFLHPGNVTPVSEANFYGDPIAANIVLQSASNMYIYPLNVTQYSIVTPDMAEYIEAKGKASLVKPLFDHYYYGYYEKILPQLKGCPFHDTIPILALLDNSMFTYYKSPITVMTESYAQGASIGDFRSLVGSNPFTNRPSQQIAIDFDYNLFFKYFMSLMTDEQF; translated from the coding sequence ATGTCTAAAAAAATTCTCATTTTTTGTGATCCTGGAATCGACGATGCGATAGCCCTCCTCCTCGCATTCTTTATCGATGAAATTGAAATTGTTGGGATTGTCGCTGATTACGGCAATGTTCCAAAAGAAATGGCCGTACAAAATGCTCATTTTCTTAAACAAAAATCAAGAAATAGAGATATGAAAATATTTGGTGGTTCAGACCGTCCTCTCAATGGAGGTCCACCCGCTTTTTTTACTAATATTCACGGTAAAGAAGGGTTAGGGCCAATCATCCCAAATGAAAAGTTACAAAACGGAGAAATGGAGAATTTTTTTGAAGTTATCCCTCTTATCGAGCAGTATAAAGACGAACTAATCATTGTAAGTTTAGGGCGACTCACTTCCCTAGCTGCTTTATTTATTTTATGTAAAAACTTAATGCAGCAAATTAAATCTTATTATGTAATGGGTGGTTCCTTTCTGCACCCAGGCAATGTAACTCCCGTATCAGAAGCGAATTTTTATGGCGATCCAATCGCGGCTAACATTGTATTACAATCTGCATCCAACATGTACATATACCCGTTAAATGTAACTCAGTATTCCATCGTTACACCTGATATGGCTGAATATATTGAGGCGAAAGGAAAGGCTTCTCTCGTCAAACCTCTATTCGATCATTACTACTATGGATATTACGAAAAAATTTTACCACAATTAAAAGGCTGCCCTTTTCATGACACGATACCGATACTAGCTTTACTTGATAATTCTATGTTTACCTACTACAAATCACCAATTACCGTCATGACCGAATCTTACGCTCAAGGAGCAAGCATCGGTGATTTCCGCTCTTTAGTAGGATCAAACCCATTCACCAATCGGCCTTCGCAGCAAATTGCTATCGATTTTGATTATAATCTCTTCTTTAAATACTTCATGTCACTTATGACAGACGAACAATTTTAG
- a CDS encoding CidA/LrgA family holin-like protein, giving the protein MMNMKLTKILVQIAALYVFYMVGNWVQEMLNLPIPGSLIGMFLLLVLLSLKVLPVKWFDLGAETLVAIMPFLLIPPTLGLMNYGAFFMSKGISLFITVVASTFLIIIVAGHTGQYLANRKEKETQ; this is encoded by the coding sequence ATGATGAACATGAAACTTACAAAGATTCTTGTCCAAATTGCTGCTCTTTATGTATTTTATATGGTTGGAAATTGGGTGCAAGAAATGTTGAATCTTCCGATTCCAGGAAGTTTGATTGGGATGTTCCTCCTACTTGTTTTGCTTAGCCTAAAAGTACTTCCAGTGAAATGGTTTGATTTAGGAGCAGAAACACTCGTTGCTATTATGCCGTTTTTATTAATTCCGCCAACGCTTGGCTTAATGAATTACGGTGCTTTTTTTATGAGTAAAGGAATTTCCCTTTTCATTACAGTTGTAGCGAGTACGTTTTTAATTATTATTGTCGCAGGACATACAGGACAATATCTTGCGAATAGAAAGGAAAAAGAGACACAATGA
- a CDS encoding LrgB family protein, producing MSQILIGIGWVLFTVLLYQLSKKIYKLFPTPFTIPMLVATGLMAFLFIMLDIPYQNYMESGGGWIAKLLGPGVVAFAIPLYKQRHVLQKYVVPIAGGVLVGTTVAIASDFAIATLMGTDKSLILSSLPKSVTMPVAMSVSEQVGGVPSLTAAFVVIAGITGTISGPILLKWSRVTNSVGKGIGFGCASHIMGVMRAMKNNEHEGVIGSVTMTLTAILTCLLGPLFAMMFM from the coding sequence ATGAGCCAAATATTAATCGGAATCGGTTGGGTTCTTTTTACGGTGCTATTATATCAATTATCTAAAAAAATCTACAAATTATTTCCAACACCATTTACCATTCCAATGCTTGTTGCAACAGGATTAATGGCTTTCTTATTTATAATGCTTGATATACCATATCAAAATTATATGGAAAGTGGTGGTGGCTGGATTGCGAAGCTATTAGGACCAGGTGTTGTAGCATTTGCAATCCCGCTTTATAAACAACGTCATGTTCTGCAAAAATATGTTGTACCAATTGCTGGTGGTGTATTAGTAGGTACAACAGTTGCTATTGCAAGTGATTTTGCTATCGCCACACTTATGGGAACAGATAAAAGCTTAATTTTATCTTCTTTACCAAAATCAGTGACAATGCCAGTTGCGATGAGTGTATCTGAACAAGTTGGTGGTGTCCCGTCCTTAACAGCAGCATTCGTCGTTATCGCAGGGATTACTGGAACGATTTCAGGACCAATTTTATTAAAATGGAGCCGTGTTACAAACTCAGTTGGTAAAGGGATTGGCTTTGGATGTGCGTCTCATATTATGGGTGTTATGAGAGCGATGAAAAATAATGAGCATGAAGGTGTTATTGGATCGGTAACAATGACATTAACAGCAATTTTGACATGTTTGCTTGGACCGTTATTCGCAATGATGTTCATGTAA
- the secG gene encoding preprotein translocase subunit SecG encodes MHTLLSVLLIIVSILMIVMVLMQSSNSSGLSGAISGGAEQLFGKQKARGIEAVLNRVTVVLAVLFFVLTIGVTYLNL; translated from the coding sequence GTGCATACGTTATTATCAGTTTTACTTATTATTGTATCGATTTTAATGATTGTTATGGTACTTATGCAGTCTAGTAATAGCTCAGGCCTTTCAGGCGCTATTTCAGGTGGTGCAGAGCAATTGTTTGGTAAGCAAAAAGCACGTGGAATTGAAGCGGTATTAAACCGTGTTACAGTTGTCTTAGCTGTACTATTCTTCGTACTAACAATTGGTGTTACGTACTTAAATTTATAA
- a CDS encoding alpha/beta hydrolase, whose product MKLASPKPFTFEGGDRAVLLLHGFTGNSADVRMLGRFLEKKGYTCHAPIYKGHGVPPEELVHTGPEDWWKDVMNAYQHLKDQGYEKIAAVGLSLGGVFSLKLAYTLPILGVVPMCAPMYIKSEEIMYQGILAYAREYKKREQKSPERIEQEMFEFKQTPMNTLKALQELIRDVRNNVDMIYAPTFVVQARHDEMINTDSANIIYNGVESTLKDIKWYEDSTHVITLDKERDVLHEDVYNFLEQLDW is encoded by the coding sequence ATGAAATTAGCATCTCCGAAACCATTTACATTTGAAGGTGGAGACCGCGCTGTTTTATTATTACATGGATTCACAGGGAACTCAGCTGACGTACGCATGCTAGGGCGTTTCTTAGAGAAGAAAGGCTATACTTGTCATGCGCCAATTTACAAAGGACACGGTGTACCACCAGAAGAGCTTGTTCATACAGGCCCTGAAGACTGGTGGAAAGATGTAATGAATGCCTACCAGCATTTAAAAGATCAAGGTTACGAGAAAATAGCTGCGGTTGGATTATCATTAGGCGGAGTATTCTCATTAAAACTTGCTTATACATTACCGATTTTAGGTGTTGTACCAATGTGTGCACCGATGTACATTAAAAGTGAAGAAATTATGTACCAAGGTATATTGGCATATGCCCGCGAATATAAAAAGCGTGAGCAAAAATCACCAGAACGAATTGAGCAGGAAATGTTTGAATTTAAACAGACACCAATGAATACATTAAAAGCATTACAGGAGTTGATTCGTGACGTACGCAATAATGTTGATATGATTTATGCTCCAACATTCGTTGTACAAGCACGTCATGATGAGATGATTAATACAGATAGTGCTAACATTATTTATAACGGTGTAGAATCTACGTTAAAAGACATTAAATGGTATGAAGACTCTACGCATGTCATTACACTTGATAAAGAACGTGATGTGCTACATGAGGATGTATATAACTTCTTGGAGCAACTAGATTGGTAA